A window of the Pogona vitticeps strain Pit_001003342236 chromosome 4, PviZW2.1, whole genome shotgun sequence genome harbors these coding sequences:
- the TTPAL gene encoding alpha-tocopherol transfer protein-like, translating into MSGDGDGSTRSPSTGSLSGIEVLPEQPKYVCSLSPELVAKAREELQEKPEWRLRDVQALRDMVCKDYPNLGTCLEDAFLLRFLRARKFDYDRALQLLVNYHCCRRSWPEVFTNLKPSAIKPVLESGFVTVLSHLDAEGRHVVCIRPDRWTPSNYPITENIRAIYLTLEKLIQSEETQVNGIVILADYKGVSLSKASHFGPFIAKKVIGILQDGFPIRIKAVNIINEPRIFKGIFAIIKPFLKEKIANRFFLHGSDLSSLHHNLPPEILPEEYGGTAGKLDISTWNELLLASEDDFLYDFSHLAISSDCSPHDPLMSGEIDEKQCDDSLRSLKTQLYSCY; encoded by the exons ATGTCAGGAGATGGCGATGGCAGCACTAGAAGTCCCTCTACGGGATCTTTGTCAGGAATTGAGGTCCTGCCAGAACAGCCAAAGTATGTGTGCTCGCTGTCTCCTGAGCTTGTTGCCAAGGCACGGGAAGAGCTTCAGGAAAAACCAGAGTGGCGGCTTCGAGATGTTCAAGCACTCAGAGACATGGTGTGCAAGGACTATCCCAACTTGGGAACCTGTCTAGAAGATGCTTTCTTGCTCAGGTTTCTGAGGGCCAGGAAGTTTGATTATGATCGGGCACTTCAGCTTCTTGTGAACTaccactgctgtagaagaagTTGGCCTGAGGTCTTTACTAACCTGAAACCATCTGCTATAAAGCCTGTATTGGAATCTGGTTTTGTCACTGTGCTTTCTCACTTAGATGCTGAAGGGCGCCATGTGGTTTGCATTCGTCCAG ATAGATGGACACCAAGTAACTACCCGATTACGGAAAACATCCGTGCCATATACTTAACACTAGAAAAGCTCATTCAGTCGGAGGAGACCCAAGTGAATGGAATTGTAATCCTTGCAGACTACAAAGGAGTCAGCTTATCGAAGGCATCTCATTTTGGTCCCTTTATCGCCAAAAAAGTGATTGGAATTCTTCAG GATGGTTTTCCTATTAGAATAAAAGCTGTTAATATCATAAATGAACCTCGCATATTCAAGGGCATTTTTGCCATCATCAAACCTTTTTTGAAAGAGAAGATAGCCAATCGG TTTTTCCTTCATGGGTCAGACTTGAGTTCCCTTCATCACAACCTTCCCCCAGAAATCCTCCCAGAAGAGTATGGGGGCACTGCTGGGAAACTGGATATCTCTACCTGGAATGAGCTACTGCTGGCTTCAGAGGATGACTTCCTGTATGACTTCTCTCACTTGGCCATCTCCAGTGACTGTTCACCCCATgacccactgatgagtggagagATTGATGAGAAGCAATGTGATGACTCTTTGCGAAGCCTGAAAACACAGCTCTATTCCTGCTATTAG